One segment of Brassica napus cultivar Da-Ae chromosome C3, Da-Ae, whole genome shotgun sequence DNA contains the following:
- the LOC111208797 gene encoding uncharacterized protein LOC111208797: MANIEKLQFPALKITGENYVGWVTNVKPYLVMKKITETIVIGNKSPPEHIAEAIIFLKKHLDENLTHDYANVEDPAELWQTLKERFDNQRQINLPHALEEWKNLRFQDFQKVEDYNSAVLRIVALLKYCGNPVSEAEMMNKTYITFHKQLHFLPEIYRKCGYTRFSELMVALMLAEKNNELLIKNHNSRPTGAKAFPEVNATAIENSERRNQANRGHGRRFNNKRGKTYNPKWRGSNKWVRPGQVSKGKETQEDTTQKRETVCYRCGCKGHWSRTCRTPSHLCKLYQESTKGKAKEVNLTENFEGTSYLDASDFANELD, encoded by the coding sequence atggcaaacatcgagaaactccagttcccggcccTGAAAATAACTGGCGAAAATTACGTCGGGTGGGTCACAAACGTGAAACCATATCTGGTGAtgaaaaagataaccgaaacaattgtaatcggtaacaaatcaccacccgagcatatagccgaagcgataatcttcctgaagaagcatttagatgaaaATCTAACGCACGACTATGCAAACGTCGAGGACCCAGCTGAACTGTGGCaaactttaaaagaaaggttcgataaccagagacaaatcaacctccctcacgctctagaagagtggaaaaatctgaggttccaagaTTTTCAAAAGGTTGAGGATTACAATTCCGCTGTCCTGAGGATAGTTGCACTCCTGAAGTATTGTGGTAATCCTGTCTCTGAGGcagaaatgatgaataaaacatatatcactttccacaaacagcttcacttcttgcccgaaatttacagaaaatgcggGTACACGAGATTTTCTGAACTGATGGTTGCGCTCATGTTAGCTGAAAAGAACAATGAGCTCTTGatcaaaaaccacaattcccgacctacgggagccaaagcattccctgaagtgaatgctacggcgatAGAAAATTCGGAAAGGAGAAACCAGGCCAATCGAGGTCATGGCCgccgtttcaacaacaaacgtggaaaaacTTACAATCCCAAATGGAGGGGATCTAACAAGTGGGTTAGACCCGGGCAAGTTTCCAAGGGTAAAGAAACTCAAGAGGATACCACCCAGAAGCGTGAGACAGTGTGTTACAGATGTGgttgtaaaggacattggtcccgtacctgtcgtactccttcacatctctgtaagttatatcaagagtccacgAAAGGCAAAGCTAAAGAAGTGAACCTCACTGAAAACTTTGAAGGGACATCATACCTCGATGCCTCCGACTTcgctaatgagctggactag
- the LOC106438207 gene encoding 60S ribosomal protein L2, mitochondrial-like has product MSALVALCRARTAASSSSSSLLNSLVRPAFRCLSTGFGDVQNKTLVAEMEEKMLHMDINSMIGSSMPLGMMRIGTIIHNIEMNPGQGAKLVRAAGTNAKILKEPASGKCLIKLPSGDTRWINARCRATIGTVSNPSHGVKKLYKAGQSRWLGIRPKVRGVAMNPCDHPHGGGEGKSKSSGSRGRTSVSPWGKPCKGGYKSASVKKKKKRLAAREAKM; this is encoded by the exons ATGTCAGCCCTTGTTGCGCTATGCAGAGCTCGAactgctgcttcttcttcttcttcttctttgctcaaCAGCCTTGTTCGTCCAGCATTTCGCTGTCTCTCCACAG GTTTTGGTGATGTGCAGAACAAAACACTTGTGGCAGAAATGGAAGAAAAGATGCTCCACATGGACATCAACTCAATGATAGGAAGCTCCATGCCACTAGGTATGATGCGCATAGGAACAATCATCCACAACATCGAGATGAACCCAGGGCAAGGCGCCAAGCTAGTCCGAGCTGCTGGAACAAACGCCAAGATCCTAAAGGAGCCTGCTTCAGGGAAGTGCTTGATCAAGCTTCCATCAGGGGACACCAGGTGGATCAACGCCAGATGCCGTGCTACTATTGGTACAGTGTCGAACCCGTCTCATGGAGTGAAGAAGCTGTATAAAGCAGGACAGAGCAGGTGGCTGGGGATAAGACCCAAAGTGAGAGGTGTGGCGATGAATCCTTGTGATCATCCACACGGTGGTGGTGAAGGGAAGAGCAAAAGTAGTGGAAGCAGAGGAAGGACATCCGTTAGCCCGTGGGGGAAACCGTGCAAAGGGGGTTACAAGTCAGCTAgtgtcaagaagaagaagaagagattggCAGCTAGAGAAGCCAAGATGTGA